Proteins from a single region of Hymenobacter aquaticus:
- the pta gene encoding phosphate acetyltransferase yields MTKAVFIATAEPYSGKSLVSLGLVNMLLGQARKVGYFKPIIDYDPTQQRDPHIDTVLSHFRLPLNYADTYAFTRPEALRLLEADAQGDLIDAVIHKFKQWEDHYDFTVVEGSDFLGPGTAFEFDANVSIAKNLGVPVLLVVSGADKSTAQVVSAVLTLLRSFEAREVPVLMVVANRIPAPQADDVRELLRTQLPAEVLLSVIPEDADLLHPTMREIQAGLGGKLLFGEAGLGNQVDNYVIGAMQVPNFLNYLKDNVLIVTPGDRGDIIICALQANMSASYPRVAGIVLTAGSEPDAPIIRLLEGLPSVVPILAVPTGTFETTTRVSAIRSRISPDNPKKIQLAISTFERYVAVRALEEKLVSFQPEGITPHMFQYRLLQWAKRQRRHIVLPEGNDDRILKAAALLLHQGIVDLTILGDPGMVLASAKRLGLNLPTDHLRLIDPVHSEYYADYVQTFYELRRDKGVNEDMARDLLRDVSYFGSMMVYKGHADGMVSGAVHTTQHTIRPALQFIKTKPGVSVVSSVFFMCLPDRVAVFGDCAVNPNPTAEQLAEIAISSAESSWAFGIEPRIAMLSYSSGTSGAGADVDKVRQATELVRHKRPDLKVEGPIQYDAAVDPLVGRQKLPDSEVAGQASVLIFPDLNTGNNTYKAVQRETGALAIGPVLQGLNKPVNDLSRGCTVDDVFNTVVITAIQSQQA; encoded by the coding sequence ATGACGAAAGCCGTTTTTATTGCCACCGCCGAGCCTTACAGCGGCAAGTCCCTGGTGTCGTTGGGGTTAGTGAACATGCTCCTGGGCCAGGCCCGCAAAGTGGGTTACTTCAAGCCCATCATCGACTACGACCCCACCCAGCAGCGCGACCCGCACATCGACACGGTGCTCAGCCACTTCCGGCTGCCCCTGAACTACGCTGACACCTACGCCTTCACCCGCCCCGAGGCTCTGCGCCTGCTGGAAGCCGATGCCCAGGGCGACCTGATTGACGCCGTCATCCACAAGTTCAAGCAGTGGGAAGACCACTACGACTTTACCGTGGTGGAGGGCAGCGACTTTCTGGGGCCCGGCACGGCCTTCGAGTTCGACGCCAATGTGTCCATTGCCAAAAACCTGGGCGTGCCGGTGCTGCTGGTGGTGTCGGGGGCCGATAAGAGCACGGCCCAGGTCGTTAGCGCGGTGCTGACGCTGCTGCGCAGCTTCGAGGCCCGCGAGGTGCCGGTGCTGATGGTGGTGGCCAACCGGATTCCGGCGCCCCAGGCCGACGACGTGCGGGAGCTGCTGCGCACCCAGCTGCCGGCGGAAGTGCTGCTGAGCGTGATTCCCGAAGATGCCGACCTGCTGCACCCCACCATGCGCGAAATTCAGGCCGGGCTGGGCGGCAAGCTGCTCTTCGGCGAAGCCGGCCTCGGCAACCAGGTCGACAACTACGTCATCGGGGCTATGCAGGTGCCCAACTTCCTGAACTACCTCAAAGACAACGTGCTGATCGTGACGCCCGGCGACCGGGGCGACATTATTATCTGTGCCCTGCAAGCCAATATGTCGGCCAGCTACCCGCGGGTGGCCGGCATTGTGCTCACGGCCGGCTCCGAGCCCGACGCGCCCATCATCCGGCTGCTCGAGGGCCTGCCCAGCGTGGTGCCCATTCTGGCCGTGCCCACCGGCACGTTCGAAACCACCACCCGCGTTAGCGCCATCCGCTCCCGCATCAGCCCCGACAACCCCAAGAAAATCCAGTTGGCCATCAGCACCTTCGAGCGGTACGTGGCAGTGCGGGCCCTGGAGGAAAAGCTGGTCAGCTTCCAGCCCGAGGGCATTACGCCCCACATGTTTCAGTACCGGCTGCTGCAGTGGGCCAAGCGCCAGCGCCGCCACATTGTGCTGCCCGAGGGCAACGACGACCGGATTCTGAAGGCTGCCGCCCTGCTGCTGCACCAGGGCATCGTGGATCTGACCATTCTTGGCGACCCGGGCATGGTGCTGGCCTCGGCCAAGCGCCTGGGCCTGAACCTGCCCACCGACCACCTGCGCCTTATCGACCCGGTGCACTCGGAGTACTATGCCGACTACGTGCAGACGTTTTATGAGCTGCGCCGCGACAAGGGCGTGAACGAGGACATGGCCCGCGACCTGCTGCGCGACGTGTCGTACTTCGGCTCGATGATGGTGTACAAGGGCCACGCCGACGGCATGGTGTCGGGGGCAGTGCACACCACCCAGCACACCATTCGGCCGGCCCTGCAGTTCATCAAAACCAAGCCGGGCGTGTCGGTGGTGTCGTCGGTGTTCTTCATGTGCCTGCCCGACCGGGTGGCCGTATTCGGCGACTGCGCCGTGAACCCCAACCCGACGGCCGAGCAGTTGGCCGAAATTGCCATTTCCTCGGCCGAAAGCAGCTGGGCCTTTGGCATCGAGCCCCGCATTGCCATGCTGTCCTACTCATCGGGCACTTCGGGCGCGGGGGCTGATGTCGATAAGGTGCGGCAGGCCACCGAGCTGGTGCGCCACAAGCGGCCCGATCTGAAAGTGGAGGGCCCGATTCAGTACGATGCTGCCGTGGACCCTTTGGTGGGCCGCCAGAAGCTGCCCGACTCGGAAGTGGCCGGGCAAGCCAGCGTGCTGATCTTCCCGGATCTGAACACCGGCAACAACACCTACAAAGCCGTACAGCGCGAAACCGGCGCCCTGGCCATCGGCCCGGTACTACAGGGCCTCAACAAGCCGGTAAACGACCTGAGCCGGGGCTGCACCGTCGACGACGTGTTCAATACGGTGGTTATTACCGCTATCCAGAGTCAGCAGGCATAA
- a CDS encoding acetate/propionate family kinase → MNIFVVNSGSSSIKYQLFRWPSEQPVCSGLVERIGQEGAASITHKVFEAQHPAAPATEQRQQLPLPDHEAGLREVVRLLTEGEGRVIQDPADIEVVGHRVVHGGEAFAATTLITEKVKAEIRRLFALAPLHNPANYFGIEVAERLFPQARQVAVFDTAFHQTLPDYAFRYALPEALYTEQRIRKYGFHGTSHQYVAAQAAAFLQNPDARLITIHLGNGCSMAAVRGGRALDTSMGFGPLAGLVMGTRSGDLDPSVLLHLLGPLGYSAEQVSTLLNKESGMRGLTGHSDMRDIGQALAAGDARAALGYALYTYRIRQYIGAYAAVLNGLDAVVFTAGVGENDARVRAQVCQDLDFFGLQLDEAKNQLRQPGLRDVSAPASQARILVIPTNEELEIARQCAALLNPA, encoded by the coding sequence ATGAACATCTTCGTCGTCAACTCCGGCAGCTCCTCCATTAAGTACCAACTTTTCCGCTGGCCCAGCGAGCAGCCCGTTTGCAGCGGCTTGGTCGAGCGGATCGGGCAGGAGGGGGCGGCCAGCATTACCCACAAAGTATTTGAGGCGCAGCACCCGGCAGCCCCCGCCACCGAACAGCGCCAACAGCTGCCGCTGCCCGACCACGAGGCCGGTCTGCGGGAAGTAGTGCGGCTGCTGACCGAAGGCGAAGGCCGCGTCATTCAGGACCCGGCCGACATTGAAGTGGTAGGCCACCGGGTGGTACACGGCGGCGAGGCTTTTGCGGCCACTACGCTCATTACGGAGAAAGTAAAGGCGGAAATCCGGCGGCTTTTTGCCCTGGCTCCGCTGCACAACCCGGCCAACTACTTCGGCATTGAGGTGGCCGAGCGGCTGTTTCCGCAGGCCCGGCAGGTGGCCGTGTTCGACACGGCGTTTCACCAGACCCTGCCCGACTACGCCTTTCGCTACGCGTTGCCCGAGGCGCTGTATACGGAGCAGCGCATCCGCAAATACGGCTTTCACGGCACCAGCCACCAGTACGTGGCCGCCCAGGCCGCCGCTTTTCTGCAGAACCCCGATGCCCGCCTGATTACCATTCACCTCGGCAACGGGTGCAGCATGGCGGCCGTGCGGGGCGGGCGGGCCCTGGATACCAGCATGGGCTTCGGGCCGCTGGCGGGCCTAGTGATGGGCACCCGCTCCGGCGACCTGGACCCCTCGGTGCTGCTGCATCTGCTCGGGCCTCTGGGTTACTCCGCCGAGCAGGTAAGCACGCTCCTGAACAAGGAAAGCGGCATGCGGGGCCTCACCGGCCACAGCGACATGCGCGACATCGGGCAGGCCCTGGCCGCCGGCGACGCGCGCGCCGCCCTGGGCTACGCCTTGTATACGTACCGCATCCGGCAGTATATCGGGGCGTATGCGGCCGTGCTGAACGGGCTGGACGCGGTGGTGTTTACCGCCGGGGTGGGGGAAAACGACGCCCGGGTTCGGGCCCAGGTGTGCCAGGACCTGGACTTTTTCGGGCTCCAACTCGACGAGGCCAAAAACCAGCTGCGGCAGCCCGGCCTGCGGGACGTCAGCGCGCCGGCGTCGCAGGCCCGGATTCTGGTTATTCCCACCAACGAGGAGCTGGAAATTGCCCGGCAGTGCGCCGCGTTGCTGAACCCGGCCTGA